Part of the Fundulus heteroclitus isolate FHET01 chromosome 20, MU-UCD_Fhet_4.1, whole genome shotgun sequence genome, agggcatgggtaaagatgcagaagtgaatttctccattgttagatcaataaagttcaattattattctaaattataaagcagcgcCCGTTCTGATGAACGttgaattgggacttttttcccactttgaaaaagtttgcatttgaacttaccagcaacagagacagatggtaaaAACGTAtcaattaaaccaaatatattcaaagtatgtctgttgtctagatttatcctgtattttctttagaAGATGTGGAAATGTggagagataaaccccacccttactaaaactatttttttttttttttgtatcaaagatactctgtctgcatcataaaacagctaaattatacattcaagggactgcaaataaatgtattgtatttactttgcactggaagtagaagtgtcactgccactgacagcatttcaaatattaaaatcaaacttcaacaaatgtatAACTGGGCTGTAGTTACTCtctttagcccatttcatgtaattgatcttaacattccaaacacatttcttacatcatatatctgaagtgtagataacagcctCTCCTTACCaacatcctctcagacaactaattatttccctaacaatagtgagatttcaatgtttaaatgtgcagtaaatcttaatacataaggagcatggaggacccaatactgtactttgagtaagattggtgacaccaaaactgaattgtttcatgagtggttgtccatttcatcattcaaatgagaacaatatactattggtatatactagtaagacagcagataaaactttaagatatgttaaggcctatattaaattaatttgcgACCAGagcaacagattaaataatttttacttttttgttgtaCCAAATTAAATGGTGTAAATGGTGTTCCTCAGTTGTATTTGTcgtaattctagaagtagaaatagtgaaataaatagcactatcattttgtgaaatcctaattacgccattataaataagcaaaagtctaaacaaaatatagcaatTGTTTAGGCAGCATCTAGTGTTGTTGTGCTGTAtataatgtaaaagaaatatcacctgctatttatttggacatgcacgcacacacacacacacacactaataataataatgataataataataataataataataataataataatactgacaaaagggcactttgggcaccaaggggcaaaggggcaggtgctcaagccccctcccctccctcgcACATCCCTGCAAGTTAGATTAGCATGTATGACATGTACACTGGCTGCTTTTTGTGTAGAAATGAATATTATTAGATCTACGGGGTGTAGACTGTAGGTCTGCCTTCCTCCGTTTTAAGGCCATTCAATGTTCATAGATTGGAACTCTAAGGCTTTTTACACGAGCAATAAAtaagaaatttactgcaaaaCTAATCGAAATTATTGTAATTTGTCACCTGGGAGGGAAGTAACATCTcctaaacaatcagtcctctctaTCACCTTTTCAAATCTAGAGATACAGTGCGGAACTACTTCTGTGCCAGGTGTAGTCCTTGTTTACTTCCTGgatcctgagccaatcatattatacagattgggtcagattatacagattggtcaaagatttcctatataagggaacccagcagtttattgttttttgttatctTGAAAAATTCCGTATCGTGATAAGACTTTGGATTTATCTTCACAACGATACAATCCAACTAGTGGTGTCTGAAAACGCCCAAAACTACCAgtattgtcaggattgttatttttgctattttcttcactgttggtttattgagagcatcaataaatatcaataaattaaaaaaaatcgaaTTAATAGAGGAACCTAAGATAATGGCAGACGGACTTTGAAAGCGGTTGCCAGAATGTAATGTTGATCTAGTTCCTACCCCTgaagttttgttaattttttaagAGATAAAGGCAAGCTAAACGTTCACCAACCTCACTGGAACTCACTTCATATTTATCCCATTCTCTTGGTGTTGACTCATCTTCAATCCAGGCATTGTCACGAGATGTCCTCTCGAGCTGAAGATGAAGAGAAGGAAAGAAGGTCAGGAGTGGTACGGAAAGATCAGTTACCAAGAACATGAGGAGGAGCTGGATGATCCTGTAactgtggagaaaaaaatccGCGAAGGTACAACACTGGATCTTTCATATATCGGTAAAAGTATTGAAAGATTCTCTTTATCTCGTAGGCTTTACTGACCAGAACATCCTCCTTTGTTCCTCCTATCCAGCACAGGATGAAATGGCCGGAGTTGGGGTAGGGATTAGCGATGACCTCATCACTCTGGAAATTGCTTCCCCCGACGTACCAGACCTGACTCTCATCGACCTTCCTGGCATTGCCAGGGTGGCTGTAAAGGGACAACCGGAGAACATCGGTGATCAGGTCGGTCTCTTCTCTTCCTCGGAGTCAGCATCTTTCCTAAGAAGTTGCTCAAAGGAGCATTTAGAGTGGGAAGTAAAGGCTTCATAGTCAGGCCTTGAAACATCTGACATTTTATGAGGTTCTAATCACAAACCTAAACATATTTAATTGGAAACAGGCTTGTCTGGTGTGTTCCATTGTCTGTATAGAGCTGTTTGATCACAAATTTTCACCACCTGTAATGAATGATGTGGTGaagaacccagaattcagccaaacactgtAGAAATGCTTTTGACGGtgttttaatggagggaaggtgaggagagggaatcaaaacagtcaaacagaacagggtccaaaaagggtaaggcagacatccagacaaCTTGACAGGGAACCGgcaacagaactgggcagaacaAAACAGATCAGGTTACAGACAGGATCAatgtgctgggagctcttaccaaacTGAGGCAGCGGACGCATGGGTGACAAGTGTGACGAACCGAcggggagcagagaactaaggcaggtttaaataggcggatagaacaggtgagcggagggaaactaatcaaggacaggtgggagtgattaagggagcagacaggacactagaaaATAACCCTAAGACAAAACCAagcacagaaataaaagcagagctaaaacagggaccagataactaacacaataaaggggctaaactagaatccaaaaacggaaataaatCCAAGGGCGAAAAGAGCTactttaaccaaataataaacataaaccagaacagaacgtgacagagcccctccctcaaggacGGATTCCAGACGTCCTTCGAAccgaaaataaaacagattagaccgggtgggtggagggggttacAGGACGGAGGGACACAGtccatacaaaacaaaacaacccgaCACGGCGAACAGAtacaaaatccaaaaatgaCCAATCAAATCCTGAaccaaaaacaacccagacagggTGAACTAACTAAGCGAAAAGTCTCAAGAAAAAgtgttttagaaacaaaagtCTGGTGGGCGGCCCGGAGGATGACCCCCAAGATTCAGAAGCTCTGGCGGTCGTCTCGGAGGACGGCCGCGGCGTCTCTGGAAGTCAGGCGGTCGTCTCGGAGGACGGCCGCGGCGTCTCTGGAAGTCAGGCGGACGTCTCGGGGGACGGCCCCGGCGTCTCTGGAAGTCAGGCGGACGTCCCAGAGGGCGACCCCGGCGAACCAGAGTCCGAGACGAGCGTTGCGGTGGGAGACGTCGGCGGAGCGGGACCCTCAGAGACCGTCGGCGGAGCGGGACCCTCAGCACCTGAGGcctggagagagaaaaagcGAAGAACGGCACCGGGCTAAGGGCCGGAGACGGCAGGCTACAGGCTAGGGAAGGCGGCACCGGACTGCAAACtagggaagcctggctacaggcggctagaggggaagcctggctacaggcggctagaggggaagcctggctacaggcggctagCCAGGGGAAGCCTGGCCACAGGCGGCTAGAGGGGAAGCCTGGCCACAGGCGGCTAGAGGGGAAGCCTGGCCACAGGCGGCTAGAGGGGAAGCCTGGCCACAGGCGGCtagaggggaagcctggctacaggcggctagaggggaagcctggctacaggcggctagCCAGGGGAAGCCTGGCCACAGGCGGCTAGAGGGGAAGCCTGGCCACAGGCGGCTAGAGGGGAAGCCTGGCCACAGGCGGCTAGAGGGGAAGCCTGGCCACAGGCGGCtagaggggaagcctggctacaggcggctagCCAGGGGAAGCCTGGCCACAGGCGGCtagaggggaagcctggctacaggctgctaaggtgggagccggGCTACAGGCGTCTGACgggagagcctggctacaggcgacttgTGCgggggcctgactacaggcgactggaggccccgggctacaggcttcaggaggccccgggctacaggcttcaggaggccccgggctacaggcttcaggaggccccgggctacaggctgtgGATGAcggtgctttaaagctgcggggagccggcactggaggctgggctttaaagctgcggggtgCCGGCACTGGAGACGTTTCATCCAAACAATCCGCCGAAAACTGGCTGAACACAGGCTGCTGCTGGGGCCTGGACACCATCCTCAGACGTCTTATATACGCCCCTGCTTCCACCGCAGAGTAGAGCAACTCGGCCGCCCGTTGCTTTGCCGAGGGGGTCTGCATGCTGGCCATAACCCCCGTCTCAAAAAGCATGGCTACTCCTGAGCGGAGAGGGAGTGTTGGCGACAGATTCTTCATTTTTGGTCGGTTCGTACTGTAATGAATGATGTGGTGaagaacccagaattcagccaaacactgtAGAAATGCTTTTGACAGtgttttaatggagggaaggtgaggagagggaatcaaaacagtcaaacagaacagggtccaaaaagggtaaggcagacatccagacaaCTTGACAGGGAACCGgcaacagaactgggcagaacaAAACAGATCAGGTTACAGACAGGATCAatgtgctgggagctcttaccaaacTGAGGCAACGGACGCATGGGTGACAAGTGTGACGAACCGAcggggagcagagaactaaggcaggtttaaataggcggatagaacaggtgagcggagggaaactaatcaaggacaggcgggagtgattaagggagcagacaggacactagaaaATAACCCTAAGACAAAACCAagcacagaaataaaagcagagctaaaacagggaccagataactaacacaataaaggggctaaactagaatccaaaaacggaaataaatCCAAGGGCGAAAAGAGCTactttaaccaaataataaacataaaccagaacagaacgtgaCACCACCAAATCAGAACATCTCTATTCATACTGAATTTCATTACACAGAGGTGCACTCGTTTTAACGATGAAGTGGCTTCTAAAGGCTGTAAGTTGTACTGGGTTGTATTTAAGGGGTATCAGAGTCAAAGGGGCAGAATAGAAAGGCagaccacacttttcagatttgcatttaaaaacaaaatgtcactgaccatttatcatttctttcttccttttacaATACTACCTCTTGTAAGATACATTAAACACTGTGGTTATAATGTTACACAATCTAGAAACATTTGTGTAGTGTGAATAGTTTGTTAGAACATTGAATAAAAGGAGATGCTGGTAGAGAGCAGGGTTTCTGGATACAAACTAAAAGGTTTACTTAAAGCTGACCTGGTCTCCAGGGTGCAGAAATGAGATGGCAAAAGCCACTACCAGGCTTCATCAACTGCAAGTGTTTTGCCATGTTTCATTAATTATCATAATATAAATGGGAAAATTTCAGATAAAGCGACTCATCGACAAGTTTATTCGGAAACAAGAAACCATCAGCCTGGTGGTGGTTCCGTCCAATGTGGACATCGCAACGACGGAGGCGCTGAAGATGGCTCAGCAGGTAGATCCTGAAGGAGAGAGGACGCTGGGTAAATAGAAATCCTTCTGTAAAATGGCCAAATGGCTCTCGGTTAAGTAATTGGAAACTTAGACATTCCCTTGATCTCAGGTATTTTGACCAAGCCTGACTTGGTGGACAAAGGCACAGAAGAGACTGTGGTGGAAATAGTCCACAACGAGGTCATCCAGCTGAAAAAGGGCTACATGATCGTCAAATGCAGAGGTCAGAAGGAGATCACGGAGAAGGTGTCTCTCATGGAAGCcatggagagagagaaagacttCTTTAAAGATCACGCCTACTTCCAGTAGGTTCACGCTTCATTTTTGTGCCACCATGTGAAACATTGTACGATGCAGAACGCTTTTGGATTTGATTatttatgttactttttttctgctgcagtaCTCTGTACAACGAAGGCCATGCAACTGTTCCCAAACTGGCTGAGAAACTCACTCTTGAGCTGGTGCATCACATTGAGGTGAGTTGTTACCTTCGCTTCAACCACTGAATGAATTATTTAGTGTCTAACGGTCGGTTGTATGactcttgatttgggattttcagaaatccctCCCAAGACTGGAAGAGCAGATAGAGGAAAAGCTGAAGCAAACTCAGGCGGAGCTGGACCGTTACGGTAATGGACCCCCATCTGATGCGGCAGAGAGACTCGTCTTCCTGATCGACGTGAGCTCCCACGCTGTGACTAACTCTCACTTGGTTCCGCATTATACCGCCAACCAGCATTAAACACCTGTAACACGTGTGCACTGCAGAAAGTGACAGCCTTCACCCAGGATGCCATCAGTCTGACCACAGGGGAGGAGCTGAAGTGTGGAGAGAGACTGAATGTCTTCTCTGTGCTTAGAAGAGAGTTTGGGAAATGGAAGGCCCACCTGGAACACTCGGGAGAAAACTGTGAgttttttctaccttttgttAAGCATGCCTGCAGCTGAACCTCGACACCACCGTGACACGTTCTTTGTGATGCAGTTAACCGGAAAATTGAAAGAGAGGTGGAAGAATATGAGGAAAGGTATCGTGGAAGAGAACTACCAGGCTTCATCAACTACAAGACCTTTGAGGTGATGGTCAAGGAGCAGATCAGACTGCTGGAAGAACCAGCGATCAGGAAGCTAAAGGATGTCGGAGGTGAACGGAGTTACTTCTTTCAGCTTGGTTACTTTGGCTTGCAGAACCATTCCCGCAGCTTTATTGGGATTCTATGTGATAGGACGACACATATAGTAATGCATAAGGGTGGAGTGGGGGGAAAGAAAGGCAAGCATATGGATTCGGCTCCTTTTTCTCtaatgcccctaaataaaaccccagTGGAACCGTTTGTCTTTAGAAATGACCTAATGATTAAATATTGTCCACTCGTGTTGTGTAATCCCAGTATaaacacagctgttctgtgaagagcTCAGAGGATTGTTAGAGAACAGCAGCATCGCTGtattcctttcacttcacaatcatgCTCTACATTGTCTTTGGCTATCGCACAAAATTCATAATACTATACATTAAAGTCTGTAGTTGTAACATGACCAAATTAACAAATATTGAAAGGCCACACTAGACATTTTTGATAGGTAGTGTTGTTACTAGGTTCAAATTAAGTGCTAAGACTTTTTGTCAGGATCACTGGGACTTTGATTATTCTGTTAGGTTCCCGGGGATCCTGCAGTTcgatttcatccctactgaccggCAGAGGCGGTtcttaaagcactgaatgatcactcttgcgcatgcacaggtcGAGAATCTTATACCAACATGGTCACATGTGACCCCCGGTGACACCGGTAAGTCCATATAGTCACGTGACAACGAGAGCTCAGTCCCTTTTCATCTTCTCGCATGCAGGTTGAACATGTGGTAAGTCACTGATTTGCTTGTCGCTGGTAGCCTCGAGACTACGGTCGGAGCTGCGAGAATCATCTCGCCCTCCAGAGGCAGCACAAGCTCCTCTTGATACAACTTTATTCTTCCTTTGGTAAGTTGTTTCCCTTTGATCGGGGGGAGCGGGGACGCGTTCGCTCCTGCGTCGATTTCACTATTGCTGGTGGTAAGACGTTAGCCGATTTTGACCAGCTTATTTGCTTTTTGTCCTGTTTATTGCCACCGCGTTTGGCTGCCTATATTTGTTAATCGCAGCTGTGTTTGGCTGCCTGGATTAGTTTATTGCTGCCTATATTTTATTACATAGCAGTCGTGCTCGGCTTGC contains:
- the LOC105926017 gene encoding interferon-induced GTP-binding protein Mx isoform X3, with the protein product MNSLNQQYEEKVRPCIDLIDSLRSLGVEKDLALPAIAVIGDQSSGKSSVLEALSGVALPRGSGIVTRCPLELKMKRRKEGQEWYGKISYQEHEEELDDPVTVEKKIREAQDEMAGVGVGISDDLITLEIASPDVPDLTLIDLPGIARVAVKGQPENIGDQIKRLIDKFIRKQETISLVVVPSNVDIATTEALKMAQQVDPEGERTLGILTKPDLVDKGTEETVVEIVHNEVIQLKKGYMIVKCRGQKEITEKVSLMEAMEREKDFFKDHAYFHTLYNEGHATVPKLAEKLTLELVHHIEKSLPRLEEQIEEKLKQTQAELDRYGNGPPSDAAERLVFLIDKVTAFTQDAISLTTGEELKCGERLNVFSVLRREFGKWKAHLEHSGENFNRKIEREVEEYEERYRGRELPGFINYKTFEVMVKEQIRLLEEPAIRKLKDVGDAVRKTFIQLAQNSFTGFPNLLKTAKAKIEAIKQQKESSAELLLRTQFKMELLVYSQDKTYSHNLSESKKEEEREEKPQFELPSISLSRRSSVFCMDNHATLQELMVHLKSYYKNPK
- the LOC105926017 gene encoding interferon-induced GTP-binding protein Mx isoform X2: MNSLNQQYEEKVRPCIDLIDSLRSLGVEKDLALPAIAVIGDQSSGKSSVLEALSGVALPRGSGIVTRCPLELKMKRRKEGQEWYGKISYQEHEEELDDPVTVEKKIREAQDEMAGVGVGISDDLITLEIASPDVPDLTLIDLPGIARVAVKGQPENIGDQIKRLIDKFIRKQETISLVVVPSNVDIATTEALKMAQQVDPEGERTLGILTKPDLVDKGTEETVVEIVHNEVIQLKKGYMIVKCRGQKEITEKVSLMEAMEREKDFFKDHAYFHTLYNEGHATVPKLAEKLTLELVHHIEKSLPRLEEQIEEKLKQTQAELDRYGNGPPSDAAERLVFLIDKVTAFTQDAISLTTGEELKCGERLNVFSVLRREFGKWKAHLEHSGENFNRKIEREVEEYEERYRGRELPGFINYKTFEVMVKEQIRLLEEPAIRKLKDVGDAVRKTFIQLAQNSFTGFPNLLKTAKAKIEAIKQQKESSAELLLRTQFKMELLVYSQDKTYSHNLSESKKEEEREEKPQFELPSISLSRRSSVFCMDNHATLQELMVHLKSYYKIAGMRLADQIPLVIRYEMLQESAIQLQREMLQMLQDKENMDLLLKEDYDIGSKRAALQSRMKRLMQARAYLVEF